One segment of Polyangiaceae bacterium DNA contains the following:
- a CDS encoding NUDIX hydrolase: protein MTHWKVLDERTLLERKWLTITEQHVELPRDVKMEFHLVSSPDWTSVLALTAERQVVIVEQYRHALGGVSRELPAGVIDPGESPLQAAQRELKEETGYSATDWRVLQVVRTEPVRHTNSAHFFFAADARRTQEPTPMEDETIQVRLLDVGELLRWVDDGRIVHGVHVGAILLAARRGWI from the coding sequence GTGACGCATTGGAAAGTGCTCGACGAGCGCACGCTTCTCGAGCGGAAGTGGCTGACCATCACCGAGCAACACGTGGAGCTGCCGCGGGACGTGAAGATGGAGTTCCATCTGGTAAGTTCTCCAGATTGGACGAGCGTACTTGCCCTGACTGCGGAACGACAGGTGGTGATCGTCGAGCAGTATCGTCACGCTCTGGGTGGGGTGAGTCGCGAACTTCCCGCAGGCGTGATCGATCCGGGGGAGTCGCCGCTGCAAGCGGCACAGCGTGAGTTGAAGGAGGAGACCGGGTACTCGGCGACGGACTGGCGCGTGCTGCAGGTGGTGCGTACGGAGCCCGTGCGCCATACGAACAGCGCACACTTCTTCTTCGCGGCCGACGCCCGCCGCACCCAAGAACCCACTCCCATGGAAGACGAGACGATTCAGGTGCGTCTTCTCGACGTGGGCGAGCTATTGCGTTGGGTGGACGATGGTCGGATCGTTCATGGCGTTCACGTCGGCGCGATCTTGCTTGCCGCCCGGCGGGGGTGGATCTGA
- the corA gene encoding magnesium/cobalt transporter CorA, with translation MSASQDRRHLRVHARRTLPGAAPGTLESDPGAPKPRIRVTRFDEKELVEEELTDVTVLAQWRTPGATLWVDCAGLGDASIIKRLGEELGLHALSLEDVLNVHQRPKLEDYEDYLYVVIRQSPGKDFPVTEQVSLFLGKDFVATFQEDEFDWFQPVRERLRRSPSRVRRSGSDFLAYSLLDAVVDHYFPLLEQTGERLEQLEEEVVNAPSPGIPARLLAVRHELLALRRAIWPLREVISALQREDSEIVSQETRVYLRDCYDHVVQLIDVLESLREVPGSLMDVYLSSVSNRMNEVMKVLTVIATVFIPLTFVSSIYGMNFDPKSSPFNMPELTWYWGYPFALLLMALIAVGLLVYFRRQGWLGESRAVRRLRERGKRPRTLQRRQRTP, from the coding sequence ATGAGTGCGTCCCAAGATCGTCGGCACTTGCGAGTGCATGCGCGGCGGACGCTGCCGGGGGCTGCGCCCGGAACTCTGGAGAGCGATCCCGGCGCGCCAAAGCCACGCATCCGCGTGACGCGCTTCGACGAGAAGGAGCTCGTCGAGGAGGAGCTGACGGACGTGACTGTTCTCGCTCAGTGGCGAACCCCAGGTGCGACGTTGTGGGTGGACTGCGCCGGACTCGGTGATGCCAGCATCATCAAGCGCCTCGGGGAAGAGTTGGGCCTGCACGCGCTCTCCCTGGAGGACGTGCTCAACGTCCATCAACGTCCGAAACTGGAGGACTACGAAGACTACTTGTATGTGGTGATACGACAGTCGCCAGGCAAGGACTTTCCGGTCACCGAGCAGGTCAGCTTGTTCCTCGGCAAAGACTTCGTCGCCACCTTTCAGGAAGATGAGTTCGACTGGTTCCAGCCTGTGCGGGAACGCTTGCGACGATCACCGAGCCGAGTGCGGCGCAGCGGAAGTGACTTCCTGGCCTACTCGCTGCTCGATGCGGTCGTCGACCACTACTTTCCACTGCTGGAGCAGACGGGTGAGCGATTGGAGCAACTCGAAGAGGAAGTGGTCAACGCGCCGTCACCGGGCATTCCGGCTCGACTTTTGGCGGTGCGCCATGAGCTGCTGGCTCTGCGCCGCGCTATCTGGCCGCTGCGTGAGGTCATCTCGGCGCTACAGCGAGAAGACTCCGAGATCGTCAGCCAAGAGACGCGCGTGTATCTGCGTGACTGTTACGACCACGTCGTTCAGCTGATCGACGTGCTGGAAAGCCTGCGTGAGGTGCCAGGAAGCTTGATGGACGTGTACCTCTCCAGCGTCAGCAACCGCATGAACGAGGTGATGAAGGTACTCACCGTCATTGCCACGGTGTTCATCCCGCTCACTTTCGTCTCGTCGATCTATGGCATGAACTTCGACCCCAAGAGTTCCCCCTTCAACATGCCGGAACTCACTTGGTATTGGGGCTATCCCTTCGCGCTGCTGTTGATGGCGCTGATCGCGGTCGGGTTGCTCGTCTACTTCCGCCGTCAAGGTTGGCTCGGCGAGTCCCGCGCGGTGCGCAGGCTGCGGGAGCGTGGCAAACGACCTCGGACGCTCCAGCGACGCCAGCGCACACCCTGA
- a CDS encoding tetratricopeptide repeat protein produces MSGEPRTEEAFVVQVRVDGAPLIRDDDEAEAVLGPVDAVVEGLRRKYGGSELGLTDLGATLGFDSLRASLGFAEELHVRVTDAPESSPRATLLQVAVGIDRGPIVIQKRQQGPDRVTGIAVRTAKKIADAASGGQTLITARAAEGSDQEGLQTLGSLGLQGLTESVELFQVVTAPYAPRLGHASVSLRPPPGPFVGRDSLLDEVEHACASHPIVALVGTAGVGKTRLAIEYATRQHALPVAWVDFSAARNRDELVGLLGRALLLPLLGGTDPETTQQRIAEAFAVRPAMLYLWDNVEQVADAAGALLNALCLAAPSSRFLVTSRRRLALDRAESIVVPPLSTPDGMELFRARAQLALVAVDSDASDLHEVVARLDALPLAIELAAARLRTHSLSQLRQRLDDRFRLLSVRPDDERQGTLWGALEWSWRLLKEAEQSALAQCAVCGFEFDLETAEAVVRVPGNDVSKLLESLVECSLLQTSARAAADAPRFILLESVREFAAKKLVSAERRRAVERLAAHLLPRAEGWVRGLQGRERAHCLADLERHSQSLLELFDATRVPAPTVALRIARVLDAAYSVRGPSESHLSLLEQAVAVAKREDHSGLLAEMLLLRAMARLSAGRPREALADLDAVAAMKPTPPLLAELTRSYARCALDSSDIASARAHAERAVVRFRELGDARGQARALNNLASVELVDGHLQAARSLYEEALVEHQQQCDARYEAIAHCNLGNVLRQLGELAQAGQSYRRALSLAETLDDPYLIGGTLVQLAGVAQEQGHFADAARLNQDAIERLIRVGSPIQTMLARNNLALLALLHSDPRMAREQVSASLTLDEKQTLPAQSGQALVYRALCELAEGHYVDAARDLDGARELLQRTGQRDLILQRELAAGAVARTTANSENDSVALEALRREAATAASADVRLLLEYLDVSVDTTRSESDRALRVGAAGDWFQMPGQSVVDLQRKARLIRLLRALATRRLEAPGQAMSQDELVAAVWPGEKVHVEAAANRLYVAIATLRRLGLGAALQTRSDGYLLDAGLTLLRAG; encoded by the coding sequence ATGTCGGGCGAGCCTCGGACCGAGGAAGCGTTCGTCGTCCAGGTTCGGGTGGACGGAGCGCCTCTGATCCGCGACGACGACGAGGCGGAAGCGGTGCTCGGTCCCGTCGACGCGGTGGTCGAAGGCCTGCGCCGAAAATACGGTGGAAGCGAGTTGGGCCTGACGGACCTAGGTGCAACCTTGGGTTTCGACTCGCTGCGTGCGAGCTTGGGCTTCGCTGAAGAGCTGCACGTGCGCGTGACCGACGCGCCCGAAAGCTCACCTCGAGCGACGCTGCTGCAGGTAGCGGTGGGCATCGATCGGGGTCCCATCGTGATTCAAAAGCGGCAGCAGGGCCCGGATCGCGTCACGGGAATCGCCGTGCGCACCGCCAAGAAGATCGCGGATGCCGCATCAGGCGGGCAAACGCTGATCACGGCGCGCGCAGCGGAGGGAAGTGATCAGGAGGGGCTGCAGACCCTGGGCTCCTTGGGACTCCAAGGACTGACAGAGTCCGTCGAGTTGTTTCAGGTCGTGACCGCACCATACGCGCCTCGTTTGGGACACGCCTCTGTCAGCCTGCGGCCCCCGCCTGGACCCTTTGTCGGGCGCGATTCGCTGCTGGACGAAGTCGAACATGCCTGTGCATCCCACCCCATCGTCGCCTTGGTGGGGACCGCTGGCGTCGGCAAGACGCGATTGGCCATCGAGTACGCCACCCGTCAGCACGCTCTCCCTGTTGCGTGGGTGGACTTCAGCGCGGCGCGCAATCGCGACGAGTTGGTGGGGCTCCTCGGGCGTGCACTGCTGCTTCCGCTGCTGGGCGGCACGGATCCCGAGACGACCCAACAGCGCATCGCCGAGGCCTTCGCCGTGCGTCCAGCCATGCTCTACTTGTGGGACAACGTCGAACAGGTCGCGGATGCAGCGGGCGCGTTGTTGAACGCCTTGTGCTTGGCTGCGCCGTCGTCACGCTTCTTGGTCACTTCTCGACGCCGCCTCGCGTTGGATCGGGCCGAGTCGATCGTAGTTCCGCCGCTCTCCACGCCAGACGGTATGGAGCTGTTTCGCGCGCGGGCGCAGTTGGCGCTCGTCGCCGTCGACAGCGACGCAAGCGACCTGCACGAGGTCGTCGCGCGCTTGGATGCCTTGCCCTTGGCCATCGAACTCGCGGCCGCCCGTCTTCGCACTCACTCCCTGTCCCAACTGCGACAGCGTCTGGACGATCGCTTCAGGCTTCTCTCGGTACGACCCGATGACGAGCGCCAGGGGACGCTGTGGGGTGCCCTCGAATGGTCGTGGCGCTTGTTGAAAGAAGCAGAGCAGAGTGCGCTGGCCCAGTGCGCCGTCTGCGGTTTCGAGTTCGACTTGGAGACCGCCGAAGCGGTGGTGCGCGTACCCGGGAACGACGTTTCCAAACTGCTGGAGTCCCTCGTCGAATGCTCGTTGCTGCAGACCAGCGCGCGGGCGGCGGCGGATGCACCCCGCTTCATCCTGTTGGAGAGCGTGCGCGAGTTTGCGGCCAAGAAGCTCGTCTCTGCCGAGCGCCGCCGGGCGGTCGAACGTTTGGCCGCGCATCTCTTGCCGCGTGCGGAAGGCTGGGTGCGGGGTCTGCAAGGCCGGGAACGCGCGCACTGCTTGGCTGACCTCGAACGGCACTCCCAGAGCCTGCTCGAGCTCTTCGACGCAACCCGCGTCCCGGCGCCGACCGTCGCTCTGCGCATCGCACGCGTTCTCGACGCGGCCTACTCCGTGCGCGGGCCCAGCGAAAGCCACCTGTCGCTACTCGAGCAAGCTGTGGCGGTGGCGAAGCGCGAGGACCACAGCGGCCTTCTCGCTGAGATGTTGCTACTTCGAGCCATGGCACGCCTGTCGGCGGGTCGCCCCAGAGAAGCGCTGGCGGATCTGGATGCCGTCGCCGCCATGAAGCCCACGCCGCCACTTTTGGCGGAGCTGACCCGAAGCTATGCGCGCTGCGCCCTCGACTCTAGCGACATCGCGTCGGCAAGAGCACATGCAGAACGCGCTGTCGTCCGCTTTCGGGAACTCGGTGACGCGCGCGGACAAGCACGGGCGCTGAACAACCTGGCGAGCGTGGAGCTGGTCGACGGGCACCTGCAAGCCGCTCGCTCCCTCTACGAAGAAGCCCTTGTGGAGCACCAGCAGCAATGCGACGCACGCTACGAGGCGATTGCGCACTGCAACCTGGGCAATGTCCTGCGCCAACTGGGTGAGTTGGCACAGGCCGGGCAGTCCTATCGACGCGCGCTTTCTCTAGCCGAGACGCTGGACGATCCCTACCTGATTGGAGGTACGCTGGTGCAGTTGGCCGGCGTGGCGCAGGAGCAAGGGCACTTTGCCGACGCGGCGCGACTGAACCAAGACGCCATCGAGCGCTTGATTCGGGTGGGCAGCCCGATCCAAACCATGTTGGCGCGGAACAACCTCGCGCTCTTGGCGCTGCTCCACAGCGACCCGCGCATGGCGCGCGAGCAGGTCAGCGCGTCCCTCACCTTGGACGAAAAGCAGACGCTGCCCGCGCAGTCCGGCCAGGCGCTGGTCTATCGTGCGCTGTGCGAGTTGGCCGAGGGGCACTACGTCGATGCTGCGCGCGACCTGGACGGCGCACGTGAGTTGCTGCAGCGCACGGGCCAGCGCGACCTGATCTTGCAGCGCGAGCTGGCGGCAGGCGCGGTGGCACGAACGACGGCGAACTCGGAGAATGATTCCGTCGCTCTGGAAGCTCTGCGTCGGGAGGCTGCGACTGCGGCGTCTGCAGACGTGCGACTGCTGTTGGAGTACCTCGACGTCAGCGTCGATACGACTCGTTCGGAGTCGGACCGGGCGCTACGAGTCGGCGCTGCAGGGGACTGGTTCCAGATGCCGGGACAGTCCGTCGTCGATCTCCAGCGCAAGGCTCGACTGATCCGCTTGCTGCGCGCGCTGGCAACGCGGCGCCTCGAGGCACCGGGCCAAGCGATGAGCCAGGACGAGCTGGTTGCGGCGGTGTGGCCTGGCGAAAAGGTACACGTCGAAGCAGCCGCGAACCGTCTCTACGTGGCGATAGCGACGTTGAGACGCCTCGGCCTGGGAGCGGCGCTGCAGACTCGCAGCGACGGCTACCTCTTGGACGCGGGTTTGACGCTGCTCCGCGCCGGATGA
- a CDS encoding alpha-1,4-glucan--maltose-1-phosphate maltosyltransferase has translation MVQDATGTGRRSWPPTGTELGRVVIERVQPELDGGRYAVKRVVGDRVHVSADILKDGHDVVAACVCYRAPGEREWRRAALEFAFDEERWHGEIQVDSPGIWNFSVEAWPDPFATWRADLRKRLDAEQDVASELLEGAALLHQRARSSRGERAERIAAAHTQLKNERLSLEHRLEVAFSESVAKDMEGPQDEASVTRHAEREIIVDRPLAVFGNWYELFPRSCSGQYDRHGTFRDAERHLPRLAKLGFNVIYLPPIHPIGVSKRKGRNNNPQCEPGDVGSPWAIGGEEGGHDAVHPELGTLADFEAYVAAAARYGIELALDFALQCSPDHPWIHEHPEWFFVRPDGTLRYAENPPKKYEDIYPLNFWCDDRVGLWTACRDLILFWIDHGIRIFRVDNPHTKPFAFWQWCLREVRHRHPDVIFLAEAFTRPKRMRNLAKLGFSQSYTYFTWKNAKDELAEYVSELAHSEMAEYYRPNFFANTPDILHEYLQHGGRAAFRVRLLLAATLSPTYGIYSGFELCENVPLRPGSEEYLNSEKYELRVRDYDAPGNLNDEVALLNRLRAEHPALQRLSNVQFLGSDSADVIAFCKLAEEGDLIVVANLDPHDTRETMIDVPLAALGIGPQEPFFVTDLLTGERYTWQGPRAYIRLDPRDKVGHLLRIERSQ, from the coding sequence ATGGTGCAGGATGCAACAGGGACGGGGCGCCGCTCGTGGCCGCCCACGGGAACGGAGCTGGGGCGAGTCGTCATCGAGCGCGTGCAGCCCGAGCTCGATGGCGGTCGCTACGCCGTCAAGCGCGTAGTGGGAGATCGCGTTCACGTGTCCGCGGACATCCTCAAGGACGGCCACGACGTCGTCGCAGCGTGCGTCTGCTATCGCGCGCCGGGTGAGAGGGAGTGGCGACGCGCCGCTCTCGAGTTCGCTTTCGACGAAGAGCGTTGGCACGGTGAGATCCAGGTGGACAGCCCCGGGATCTGGAACTTCTCGGTCGAAGCGTGGCCCGACCCCTTCGCAACGTGGCGCGCCGACTTGCGCAAGCGCCTGGACGCCGAGCAAGATGTCGCGAGCGAGCTATTGGAAGGCGCTGCGCTCTTGCACCAACGCGCCCGCAGCTCCCGCGGGGAACGGGCGGAGCGCATCGCTGCTGCCCACACCCAACTGAAGAACGAGCGGCTTTCCCTCGAGCATCGCTTGGAAGTGGCGTTCAGCGAGTCCGTCGCCAAGGACATGGAGGGTCCCCAGGACGAGGCGAGCGTGACGCGTCATGCGGAACGCGAGATCATCGTCGATCGCCCCTTGGCAGTGTTCGGCAACTGGTACGAGCTCTTCCCGCGTTCCTGCAGCGGACAGTACGATCGCCACGGCACCTTCCGCGACGCCGAACGGCACTTGCCCCGTTTGGCGAAGCTGGGCTTCAACGTCATCTACCTGCCGCCGATCCACCCGATCGGCGTCTCCAAGCGCAAGGGCCGCAACAACAATCCGCAATGCGAGCCTGGTGACGTCGGAAGTCCCTGGGCAATCGGCGGAGAAGAGGGCGGCCACGACGCCGTCCATCCGGAGCTCGGCACCCTCGCCGACTTCGAGGCCTACGTCGCTGCCGCGGCGCGCTACGGTATCGAGCTGGCCCTCGACTTCGCCCTGCAGTGTTCACCGGACCACCCCTGGATTCACGAGCACCCGGAGTGGTTCTTCGTGCGCCCCGACGGCACTTTGCGCTACGCTGAGAACCCGCCCAAGAAGTACGAAGACATCTACCCGCTCAACTTCTGGTGCGACGATCGGGTGGGACTATGGACGGCCTGCCGCGATCTGATCTTGTTCTGGATCGACCACGGCATTCGCATCTTTCGCGTCGACAACCCCCACACCAAGCCCTTCGCCTTCTGGCAGTGGTGCCTGCGCGAGGTTCGCCATCGCCACCCCGACGTGATCTTCCTCGCGGAAGCCTTCACGCGCCCGAAGCGGATGCGCAACCTCGCCAAGCTCGGCTTCTCCCAGAGCTACACCTACTTCACCTGGAAGAACGCCAAGGACGAGCTGGCAGAGTACGTCTCGGAGCTGGCCCACTCGGAGATGGCGGAGTACTACCGCCCGAACTTCTTCGCCAACACGCCCGACATTCTGCACGAGTACCTGCAGCACGGCGGACGCGCGGCGTTTCGCGTGCGACTACTGCTAGCCGCGACGCTGTCTCCGACCTACGGCATCTACAGCGGCTTCGAGCTGTGCGAGAACGTGCCGCTCAGGCCGGGCAGTGAAGAGTACTTGAACAGCGAAAAGTACGAGCTACGCGTCCGCGACTACGATGCACCGGGCAACCTGAATGACGAGGTTGCACTGCTCAACCGCCTCCGCGCCGAGCACCCGGCACTGCAGCGCCTGTCCAACGTGCAGTTCCTGGGCAGCGACTCTGCAGACGTGATCGCGTTCTGCAAGCTGGCGGAAGAGGGCGACCTGATCGTCGTGGCCAACCTCGATCCCCACGACACGCGCGAAACCATGATCGACGTCCCCTTGGCCGCGTTGGGTATCGGTCCCCAAGAGCCCTTCTTCGTCACGGATCTCTTGACCGGCGAGCGCTACACCTGGCAAGGACCGCGCGCCTATATCCGCCTCGACCCTCGCGACAAGGTCGGACACCTGCTGCGCATCGAACGCAGTCAGTAG
- a CDS encoding SDR family oxidoreductase codes for MSQRIVITGASAGVGAAVARRFADRSARLLLAARGQPGLDAIAAELSSRTEVVTMAMDVANDAQCEALIARAEDVFGGIDVLVNNAGYNARGDFEAMTAMDLAQMVDVNLRAPVVLTRHALPVLRRQGGGAIVNVASLAGRTPVPHAVVYSASKFGLRAFSLALNEELRGSGITVSVVSPGPIDTGFLLDDIDQVPDLVLSQPMSSAEQVADAVVDCALRGTPERALPAASAILTHFAYLVPAAARKLKPLLEARGRRAKAVWRKRWAERQR; via the coding sequence ATGTCACAGCGAATCGTGATCACCGGTGCCAGCGCAGGGGTCGGCGCGGCAGTTGCGCGGCGTTTCGCGGATCGCTCCGCACGCCTGCTGCTCGCTGCGCGCGGACAACCTGGGCTCGACGCCATCGCAGCCGAGCTCTCGTCGCGGACCGAGGTTGTCACGATGGCGATGGATGTCGCCAACGATGCGCAGTGCGAAGCGCTGATCGCGCGCGCCGAGGACGTCTTCGGCGGAATCGACGTCTTGGTCAACAACGCGGGCTACAACGCCCGCGGTGACTTCGAAGCCATGACAGCGATGGACTTGGCGCAGATGGTGGACGTGAACTTGCGCGCCCCGGTCGTGCTCACGCGACACGCCCTGCCCGTGCTTCGGCGACAAGGGGGGGGCGCCATCGTCAACGTCGCATCTCTGGCGGGGCGCACGCCCGTCCCTCACGCCGTCGTCTACTCTGCATCCAAGTTTGGACTCCGCGCCTTCAGCCTCGCACTGAACGAGGAGCTGCGCGGCAGTGGCATTACCGTATCCGTCGTGTCGCCGGGGCCCATCGACACGGGCTTCCTGCTCGATGATATCGATCAAGTCCCGGATCTCGTGCTTTCGCAGCCGATGAGCAGCGCGGAACAAGTGGCTGACGCGGTGGTGGACTGCGCCTTGCGCGGCACGCCCGAGCGTGCGTTGCCCGCCGCATCGGCAATCCTGACCCACTTCGCCTACTTGGTTCCCGCTGCGGCGCGGAAACTGAAACCACTGCTCGAGGCGCGCGGCCGCCGCGCGAAGGCGGTGTGGCGCAAGCGCTGGGCCGAGCGCCAGCGCTAG
- a CDS encoding tetratricopeptide repeat protein encodes MTFYYVAIAFTLWMVVDALRRKAELYWLAIIVLFAPLGGVVYFAVVKLRDWNPQAVLARLPAGPNVDSLKKQLDETPSVVNKLTLADALELRDECNQALPLYEDVLRGDPDNKQALHGVARCEMGLGRFDAAVQHLDRLLRLDNGYRDYSAALDYAEALWQNGQRGDAIEVLEGLVGVSTRINHHVGLAHYLIRGGEHLRARAVLEKGLDAYESAPDFVKRRDHKWAQRAKQMLGEVVN; translated from the coding sequence GTGACCTTCTACTACGTCGCCATCGCCTTCACCCTCTGGATGGTCGTGGACGCCCTGCGTCGCAAGGCCGAGCTGTATTGGCTGGCGATCATCGTGTTGTTCGCGCCCTTGGGCGGCGTGGTCTACTTCGCGGTCGTGAAGCTGCGGGATTGGAACCCACAGGCCGTACTCGCGCGACTTCCGGCCGGCCCCAACGTGGATTCTCTGAAGAAGCAGTTGGATGAGACCCCAAGTGTGGTCAACAAGCTCACCCTCGCCGATGCGCTCGAGTTGCGCGATGAATGCAACCAGGCCCTTCCGCTGTACGAAGACGTGCTGCGGGGCGATCCGGACAACAAGCAGGCGCTGCACGGCGTGGCACGTTGCGAAATGGGCTTGGGTCGCTTCGACGCCGCGGTGCAACACTTGGATCGGCTTCTTCGATTGGACAACGGTTATCGCGACTACTCGGCCGCGCTCGACTATGCGGAAGCTCTCTGGCAGAACGGGCAGCGCGGCGACGCCATCGAGGTACTCGAAGGCTTGGTTGGCGTGAGCACCCGCATCAACCACCACGTGGGATTGGCCCACTACCTGATTCGCGGCGGCGAGCATCTGCGCGCCCGCGCCGTGCTGGAGAAGGGCCTGGATGCCTACGAATCGGCGCCAGATTTCGTGAAGCGCCGCGATCACAAGTGGGCGCAGCGCGCGAAGCAGATGCTCGGCGAAGTGGTGAACTAG
- a CDS encoding DMT family transporter → MSDQEQRRGITMLVLGALGFSVMSVCVKLAGRELPVPMLVLARGVVTLVLSSAWVIRKGISPWGNDRKRLLLRGVLGTGGLACFFYAVANLPLAEATVIHYLNPILTSLVALVFLGERLDRGLIVALVASVIGTVLVTRPGAMFGAETPLPTAGVLAALGGAVFSAFAYTTVRRLRFTDDPHVIVMYFPVVAVPATLPFAIATWQSPTPRGWLLLLALGVATQVSQVWLTKGLALVPAGRATTVGYVQIAFAAVWGFLVFEELPAASTVAGAVLIVAGVLLLFRPAAPRPS, encoded by the coding sequence GTGTCGGACCAGGAGCAGCGACGGGGCATCACCATGTTGGTGCTCGGCGCGCTCGGCTTCTCGGTGATGAGCGTGTGCGTCAAGCTAGCTGGCCGAGAGCTGCCGGTGCCGATGTTGGTGCTGGCGCGAGGCGTCGTCACTCTCGTGCTCAGCAGTGCATGGGTGATCCGCAAAGGGATCTCCCCCTGGGGCAACGACCGCAAGCGCCTGCTGCTCCGCGGTGTGCTCGGCACGGGTGGCCTGGCGTGCTTCTTCTACGCCGTGGCGAATCTGCCTCTCGCCGAGGCAACCGTCATACACTACCTGAACCCGATCCTGACCTCGCTGGTCGCCCTGGTGTTCCTCGGAGAACGCTTGGACCGTGGCTTGATCGTGGCGCTCGTGGCCAGCGTCATTGGCACCGTGTTGGTGACGCGACCGGGCGCGATGTTTGGAGCAGAGACCCCGCTACCAACCGCTGGAGTGCTCGCGGCCCTAGGCGGAGCAGTCTTCAGCGCTTTCGCCTACACCACGGTGCGTCGGCTGCGGTTCACCGACGATCCCCACGTGATCGTCATGTACTTTCCAGTCGTGGCGGTGCCAGCCACGCTGCCGTTTGCCATCGCGACCTGGCAGTCGCCGACCCCGCGTGGTTGGCTGCTGCTCTTGGCGTTGGGGGTGGCGACACAGGTGTCGCAAGTCTGGCTCACCAAGGGTCTCGCCCTCGTTCCTGCTGGCCGCGCCACCACCGTCGGGTACGTGCAGATCGCGTTCGCTGCCGTATGGGGCTTCCTCGTCTTCGAGGAGCTGCCGGCCGCATCGACCGTGGCGGGTGCAGTGCTGATCGTGGCTGGTGTGCTGCTGCTCTTCCGCCCCGCAGCCCCGCGGCCCAGCTAG
- a CDS encoding MYXO-CTERM sorting domain-containing protein encodes MSTKPSLRVALLASLVPIVFGAGAQAAAKPPTPAFGPTIEGFASYDAQDTCDPVAKPGANAFKDLILKTYAGTSNLGIIRACNIGSTSEHKEGRAWDWGVNYNNATQRDIAQTVLDWLLAKDEHGNACALARRTGMMYFIWNKQIWGAYRSPNGSCATAGWKAYTGTNPHTDHVHFSWAWPGAKKQTSFWTSPLPANEKPKGYLDGANCERVWGWAQDPDAPKKSIDVHLYFDGPAGDSTAQSVPIAADMKRDDLCTAIGSCNHGYEVASPLSLHDGKPHPVHAYGIDSGGGANAQLSNSPKTFTCAPEIPAGVRRHVVDGDSFKAWGFSYFWDVMPVDDLELGAVGKGPALVDNPLLVRETGQTKTWLIDGQVRRAVGDAAFATWDFAEGDVVEWASADLQTFPVGPPLRDKPILVQGSGPEVYLIDDDPTLPSTGGEGGASSGEGGAWGAAGGIGTSPGSGGSAQQSRVLSGGEEGCGCKTAGGTPTGPHSWWLLSALSIVLLRRRSR; translated from the coding sequence ATGTCCACGAAACCGTCGCTCCGCGTTGCCCTGCTTGCGTCCCTCGTGCCCATCGTCTTCGGCGCTGGAGCCCAAGCCGCCGCCAAACCACCGACCCCAGCTTTCGGGCCGACCATCGAGGGATTCGCGAGCTACGACGCCCAAGACACCTGCGATCCCGTTGCCAAGCCTGGGGCAAATGCATTCAAGGATCTGATCCTGAAGACCTACGCCGGGACCAGCAACCTCGGCATCATTCGCGCCTGCAACATCGGCAGCACGAGTGAACACAAGGAGGGCCGCGCCTGGGATTGGGGGGTGAACTACAACAACGCGACTCAGCGCGACATCGCCCAGACCGTACTCGACTGGCTGCTGGCCAAGGACGAACATGGCAACGCCTGCGCGCTCGCGCGACGCACGGGCATGATGTACTTCATCTGGAACAAGCAGATCTGGGGTGCCTATCGCTCGCCGAACGGCAGCTGCGCCACAGCCGGATGGAAGGCCTATACGGGAACGAATCCTCACACGGATCACGTGCACTTCAGTTGGGCCTGGCCCGGCGCGAAAAAGCAAACCAGCTTCTGGACTTCGCCGCTTCCAGCCAACGAGAAGCCCAAGGGCTACTTGGACGGCGCCAACTGTGAACGAGTGTGGGGCTGGGCTCAGGACCCCGACGCACCGAAAAAGTCGATCGACGTGCACTTGTACTTCGATGGTCCGGCCGGCGATAGCACCGCACAAAGCGTTCCGATTGCCGCTGACATGAAGCGCGACGACCTGTGCACGGCCATCGGCTCGTGCAACCACGGCTACGAAGTCGCCTCGCCGCTGTCGTTGCACGACGGCAAGCCACACCCAGTGCATGCCTACGGCATCGACAGCGGCGGCGGCGCAAACGCTCAACTGAGCAACAGCCCCAAGACCTTCACCTGTGCACCCGAGATCCCCGCGGGCGTGCGCCGCCACGTGGTGGACGGCGACAGCTTCAAGGCCTGGGGCTTCTCCTACTTCTGGGACGTGATGCCCGTAGATGACTTGGAGCTTGGTGCCGTCGGCAAGGGACCAGCCTTGGTCGACAACCCGCTCTTGGTTCGTGAAACGGGCCAAACCAAGACTTGGTTGATCGACGGCCAAGTTCGCCGCGCGGTCGGAGATGCTGCCTTCGCGACTTGGGATTTCGCGGAGGGTGACGTCGTGGAGTGGGCGTCCGCGGACTTGCAGACCTTCCCCGTGGGGCCACCGTTGCGCGACAAGCCAATCTTGGTGCAGGGGTCGGGACCCGAGGTCTATCTGATCGACGACGATCCCACGCTGCCCAGCACCGGCGGTGAGGGCGGAGCCTCGAGCGGTGAGGGCGGAGCGTGGGGCGCCGCGGGCGGCATCGGCACGTCGCCCGGTAGCGGTGGTTCGGCCCAGCAGAGTCGCGTGCTCAGCGGCGGAGAAGAGGGCTGCGGCTGCAAGACGGCGGGTGGCACTCCCACAGGTCCGCACAGCTGGTGGCTGCTCAGCGCCCTGAGCATCGTGCTGCTTCGGCGGAGGTCCCGATGA